The following are encoded together in the Bacteroidota bacterium genome:
- a CDS encoding tetratricopeptide repeat protein, translated as MKIRSIIILLAVIMTIISCGPSKNSEISKINEMETSLFDEKGGMVSLEKANELVNAYIKFAGDFPGDSMASEYLFKAADISMNINQAQQAIDLYNRIIEEYPDFRKVAECLFLKGYVYENSLGDLQQAEAIYREFIEKYPDNDFADDAEISIQNLGKSPEDLIREFEEKMKAQEE; from the coding sequence ATGAAAATCAGGAGTATAATTATTCTTTTGGCGGTCATCATGACAATTATTTCATGCGGACCCTCTAAAAACAGTGAGATCAGCAAGATCAACGAAATGGAGACTTCCCTTTTCGATGAAAAAGGCGGTATGGTGAGTCTTGAAAAAGCCAATGAACTGGTTAACGCTTATATCAAGTTTGCCGGGGACTTTCCAGGCGATTCGATGGCATCCGAATACCTGTTCAAAGCAGCCGACATCTCCATGAACATCAACCAGGCTCAGCAGGCCATAGATCTTTACAACCGGATCATTGAAGAGTATCCGGATTTTCGTAAGGTAGCCGAATGTCTGTTTTTAAAAGGGTACGTTTACGAGAACTCTCTGGGTGATTTGCAGCAGGCAGAAGCTATTTACAGAGAATTCATTGAGAAGTATCCCGACAATGATTTTGCCGATGATGCAGAAATCTCAATTCAAAATCTGGGAAAGTCACCGGAAGATCTTATACGTGAGTTTGAAGAAAAAATGAAAGCACA
- the def gene encoding peptide deformylase: MLPIVAYGHSTLRKISQDIDRDYPELDKLIHDMFETMYESVGVGLAAPQINRSIRLFIIDATPYADDIPEAKDFKKVFINARIIEQSGSEWVTDEGCLSIPNIREDVSRKEMIRIQYYDQNWEFHDETHGGYIARIIQHEYDHLEGILFTDRINPLRKTLIRRRLNDISRGNVKVDYKMIFPAQKKKLTRSY, from the coding sequence ATGCTTCCAATTGTTGCCTACGGCCATTCGACACTAAGAAAGATATCGCAGGATATTGACCGGGATTACCCTGAACTGGATAAGCTCATCCATGACATGTTCGAAACCATGTATGAATCGGTGGGGGTAGGTTTGGCCGCACCCCAGATCAACCGGTCGATCCGGCTTTTCATCATTGATGCAACCCCCTATGCTGATGATATACCCGAAGCAAAAGACTTCAAAAAGGTCTTTATTAACGCCCGTATTATTGAGCAAAGCGGAAGCGAATGGGTTACCGACGAGGGTTGCCTTAGCATCCCCAATATACGTGAAGATGTATCCCGAAAAGAAATGATCAGGATCCAATACTACGACCAAAACTGGGAATTTCACGATGAAACTCACGGAGGGTATATTGCCAGGATCATTCAGCACGAATACGACCACCTCGAAGGTATATTGTTTACTGACAGAATCAATCCTCTCCGCAAGACTCTGATCAGAAGAAGGCTTAACGACATTTCCAGGGGAAATGTAAAAGTGGATTACAAAATGATCTTCCCTGCACAAAAAAAGAAACTGACCCGTTCATACTAA
- the ruvX gene encoding Holliday junction resolvase RuvX, whose translation MGRIMAIDYGRKRTGIAVTDENRIIATGLDTVATKDIFDFLGKYLKQENVDVIVVGEPRQMDNTQSESEQFIQPFVKRLHKLFPDLRIERFDERFTSKMAFRTMIDAGISRKARQDKATIDKISATILLQSYMNSTQKPGY comes from the coding sequence ATGGGAAGGATAATGGCAATAGATTACGGACGTAAGCGCACAGGAATCGCGGTGACCGACGAAAACAGGATCATTGCCACAGGGCTTGATACCGTGGCTACAAAAGACATCTTTGACTTCCTGGGAAAATACTTAAAGCAGGAAAATGTGGATGTAATTGTTGTAGGGGAACCACGACAAATGGATAATACCCAGTCGGAGTCTGAACAATTTATTCAACCGTTCGTTAAAAGATTGCATAAACTATTCCCGGATTTGAGAATAGAAAGATTTGATGAAAGGTTTACATCAAAAATGGCTTTCAGGACCATGATAGACGCCGGAATAAGCAGGAAAGCCAGGCAGGACAAAGCAACCATCGATAAGATCAGCGCTACCATCCTGTTACAGTCATATATGAATTCTACACAAAAACCGGGATACTAA
- a CDS encoding 2,3,4,5-tetrahydropyridine-2,6-dicarboxylate N-succinyltransferase yields MEELRLIVEKAWDDRELLKEDAVRKGISAVIELLDKGKVRVAEKTGQEWLVNEWVKKAVILYFPLREMEVVRVGPFEFHDKIGLKSGYDKLGVRVVPQALARYGSYLEPGVILMPSYVNIGARVGSGTMVDTWATVGSCAQVGRNVHLSGGVGIGGVLEPVQAKPVIIEDNCFIGSRCIVVEGVMVEEEAVLGANVVLTMSTRIIDVTGSEPVEYKGRVPARSVVIPGSISKEFPAGNFHVPCSLIIGKRKPSTDKKTSLNQALRDYDIVV; encoded by the coding sequence TTGGAAGAATTACGGTTGATTGTCGAAAAAGCCTGGGATGACAGGGAACTATTAAAAGAAGATGCTGTCAGAAAAGGTATTTCCGCAGTGATTGAACTGCTGGACAAAGGAAAAGTCAGGGTTGCGGAAAAGACAGGTCAGGAATGGCTTGTAAACGAATGGGTCAAGAAAGCGGTGATCCTTTATTTTCCGCTACGGGAGATGGAAGTGGTAAGGGTGGGGCCATTCGAGTTTCATGATAAAATCGGATTAAAGTCGGGTTACGATAAGCTTGGGGTGAGGGTTGTTCCCCAGGCATTGGCACGTTATGGCTCTTATCTGGAACCGGGAGTGATACTTATGCCATCTTATGTGAATATCGGCGCCAGGGTTGGTTCAGGAACCATGGTGGATACCTGGGCTACTGTAGGATCTTGTGCCCAGGTTGGCAGAAATGTTCATCTGAGCGGCGGAGTTGGAATAGGAGGGGTGCTGGAGCCTGTGCAGGCAAAGCCGGTAATCATTGAAGATAACTGCTTCATCGGTTCCCGATGTATTGTGGTTGAGGGAGTGATGGTTGAAGAAGAGGCCGTGCTGGGCGCTAATGTCGTCCTTACCATGTCAACCCGCATTATTGATGTTACCGGTAGCGAACCTGTTGAATATAAAGGCAGGGTGCCTGCCCGTTCCGTGGTGATACCGGGCAGCATCAGCAAAGAATTCCCCGCCGGAAACTTTCATGTACCCTGCAGCCTCATTATTGGCAAAAGGAAACCGTCGACAGATAAGAAAACTTCCCTTAACCAGGCTCTTCGTGATTATGATATTGTGGTTTAA
- a CDS encoding glycosyltransferase family 9 protein: protein MPRYLIIQTASIGDVILATSLLEKLHLHDNNAFIDIMVKKGIESLFLSHPFIHKVYIWDKNSRKIRNLIEILRTTRKERYDYVINVQRFMLTGFFTVLTGAKHTRGFRKNPLSVFFGKRYSHDIGRKGIHEIQRNHQLISDITGEGPGPVRLYPSKADDAKVSQYKTHSYICIAPASLWFTKQYPAEKWVDFLNQLDHNYYVYFLGSPGDKKLCDDIIERSGYPNCLNLAGKLSLLETAALMREATMNYVNDSAPQHLASAVNARTTAVFCSTVPAFGFGPLSDDAVVVETDKVLKCRPCGLHGYRECPEGHFDCAYTVETDKLIRRLG, encoded by the coding sequence ATGCCAAGATACTTGATCATACAAACTGCTTCAATCGGGGATGTCATCCTTGCTACATCCCTCCTGGAAAAACTGCACCTACACGATAATAATGCATTTATCGATATTATGGTCAAGAAGGGTATAGAATCCCTTTTCCTGTCACATCCTTTTATTCATAAAGTTTATATCTGGGATAAAAACAGCAGGAAAATCCGAAACCTGATCGAAATCCTTCGAACTACCAGAAAAGAACGATATGATTATGTAATCAATGTTCAGCGTTTCATGCTGACCGGTTTTTTTACGGTTTTAACGGGTGCTAAACATACCAGGGGGTTCAGGAAGAACCCTCTTTCTGTTTTTTTCGGAAAACGTTATTCTCATGATATCGGCCGGAAAGGAATTCATGAAATCCAACGTAACCATCAACTTATAAGTGATATTACAGGGGAAGGCCCGGGACCCGTGAGGCTTTACCCTTCCAAAGCCGATGACGCGAAAGTTTCTCAATATAAAACTCATTCCTATATCTGTATTGCACCCGCTTCCCTTTGGTTTACAAAACAATATCCTGCGGAAAAATGGGTGGATTTTCTGAATCAGTTAGATCATAACTATTACGTATATTTCCTGGGTTCACCGGGAGATAAAAAATTATGTGATGATATCATTGAACGTTCAGGGTATCCAAATTGTCTTAACCTTGCAGGAAAATTGTCTTTACTCGAAACAGCAGCACTTATGCGTGAAGCTACTATGAACTATGTTAATGATTCTGCTCCGCAACACCTGGCCTCAGCAGTGAATGCACGAACGACTGCAGTTTTCTGCTCTACCGTGCCCGCTTTTGGATTCGGTCCTTTATCGGATGATGCGGTGGTGGTGGAAACCGATAAAGTCTTGAAATGCCGGCCCTGTGGATTGCATGGATACAGGGAATGCCCTGAAGGTCATTTTGATTGCGCATATACGGTTGAAACCGATAAACTTATTAGACGACTGGGATAA
- a CDS encoding threonylcarbamoyl-AMP synthase — protein MEEQIVKTLEYLSKGKTILYPTDTIWGIGCDATNSRAVEKIYRIKRRVEKKSLIILLDSAVNLKNFVDIVPGIAYDLIENIETPLTIIFPVAKNLPKNVIASDKTIAIRVIRDEFCRELIRRFGKPIVSTSANISGEPNPILFNRISQEILDKVDYVVDLHRDRVSLNRPSRIIKLEIDGEFKVIRE, from the coding sequence ATGGAAGAGCAAATTGTTAAAACATTAGAGTATCTGTCTAAAGGTAAAACCATCCTTTACCCGACCGATACTATATGGGGCATAGGTTGCGATGCAACCAATTCCCGTGCCGTCGAGAAAATCTACCGGATCAAACGAAGGGTAGAGAAGAAAAGCCTGATCATTTTGCTTGATTCGGCCGTTAATCTGAAGAATTTTGTTGATATCGTTCCTGGAATAGCCTACGATTTAATAGAAAACATTGAAACACCCCTCACTATTATATTTCCAGTCGCAAAAAACCTTCCTAAAAATGTGATTGCCAGTGATAAAACCATCGCTATTCGTGTTATTCGTGACGAATTTTGCAGGGAGCTTATCAGAAGGTTCGGAAAACCTATTGTTTCAACATCCGCGAATATTTCCGGGGAACCCAATCCCATTTTATTTAACCGTATATCCCAGGAAATTCTTGATAAAGTTGACTATGTGGTCGACCTTCACAGGGATCGTGTTTCCTTAAACCGACCTTCCAGGATTATCAAACTGGAAATCGATGGTGAATTTAAAGTGATCAGGGAATGA